TAGTACCTATCTTTTCAATCCAGAGCGAGTATTGTAGAAATTTGCGATAAAACCAATTGCTGGATTTAATAGCTTGCAGCATACCTGCCTGAGTATATTCGTTAGTAGGATCCTGCCGTAATGCTTCAGAAAAGTGTGTTTTAGCTTTTTTTATCTCGCCTCTGGAGAGGTAATGATACCCCATATTGGCTTGGGTAAGACTATTTTCAGGATCTTCGGCAAGCATATACTTCAAACGCTCATGTGCCACCTCTGACTGGCCTACTCTGCTTTGTGCCATTGAGAGGACATTATTGCAAAGAAGATCGTCCGGGTCAAGTTCCAGTCCCTTTTCAGCTAAAGAAAGAGCTTGATTAGAATCCTTAGAATTTAAATAGATTAGCGCTTTTACCGCATAATAGGTAGCCACGTGGGCGTTAAGGGCAAGTGCTCTGTCAATTGCCTGATGAGCCTTTTTATATGATTCCTGCTCCAGATAAACTCTGGATTGTATAAAGAAGGCATCATCATTTTCAGGATTGAGACCAATAGCAGTATTTGCCGCGTTTATAGCCTTTTTATTTTCGTCTTGCCTCAGATAAAGCTCAGCTTGTAATACATGTATATCATCTGCATCCGGGTACTCTACCAGGGTCTCTGATATTTTCTGTTGGGCAATATCCAGTTTATCTCTTTCGATAAGCAAATGGATTCTAGAAATTTGTTCCAATAGCATAATCAGAGTTTTAAGTACGAGATAATGTCATCATAAATACCAGATACATTGGAGTATAAAGCGTAGTTTTTGGCAGTATTAAACCATTCTTTGGTACTGGGTCGTACTCTTTTGATCTGAGCTTTGAGGTCGCTGGTACTAATAGCCTCCACTTTACCACTTTTCATAGATTGCTTTAGCTTATCTTCCACGCTCAGGTCTACTAAAAGCTTTAAGTCGGCCCCACTAAACCCTTCTGTCTTTTCCGCAATTTTACTATAATCTACCTTGGCTACCGGTTTAGACTCCATTAATAGTTCCATAATTATTTTGCGAGCTTCTTGGTCCGGGGGCGGCACGAAGATGACACGGTCAAAGCGGCCCGGACGCAGAAAGGCAGAGTCCATATGCCAGGGAGAATTTGTAGCTCCCAATATTAGCAGACCTTCGTTGTTAGATTGTACTCCATCCAGTTCTTTCAAAAACTGATTAATGATATTCCTGCCTGCTGACTGTTTTAAATCGTTTCTTTTACTACCCAGGGCGTCAATCTCATCAAAAAACAGTACACAAGGCTGATGTTTACGTGCAATCTCAAACTTTTCGTGAAGGTTCTTCTCACTGCTCCCCAGCCACATATCCATAATTTCTTCAATCCCTACAGCCATAAACTGGGAGTCAATTTCTCCTGCGGTAGCCCGTGAGAGATAAGTTTTTCCACAACCGGGAGGTCCATACATTAATATGCCGCCTCCGGCTTTTTTGCCATATGCCTTGAACAGTTCTGGGTTCTGTAAAGGCTGGATAATTTTCATTCTTATCTCGTCCTTCACTTCTTCCATCCCTCCTACTTTAGAAAAATCTGTATCGGGCTTTTCCAGAAATGGATTGTAACTATCCTCCTTATCGCCAGGCACTGAGCCAGAAACAGCAGCAGAAGGAAGCTTGAGTTGGGCCTCTATGGCTTCGTTTTTCCATTCGCCCCATTTGGCCTGGTAAAACTGATACTGCTCTATTGCCTCCTGCAACTGCCCGTCATTGATTAATATCTGAAGGTAAAATTCAATTACCTCTATTTCCTCAGAGATCTTAAGCAGTTCTTCGCAAATGACTAGCGCCGGACCATACTGTTTAAGGTAAGAATAAGTGCGTGCCAGCAGGAATTTAATCTCATGGTCAGCTTCTTTCTGCAAAATAATGTTAAAGTGCTCTTTTGCCCGTTCATATTCAGCATTTTTAAATAGGCCTTTGCCTACCTGTTTACGCAATAAAACATTGTCGGGAGTAGCCAGAAGGGCATTTTCTAACGCTTCCAGAGTTTCTTTGTCCACAATCTCAAGCTTTAGTTATACGCTTCTAAATTAGACTTAAAGAAAATGGCTAGGGAAGAGATAAGTAGAAGCATCAAACACAGGTGCTATTTGTACAAAAAAGTCATCAAATGAAGATAATCTACATTGAGCATTCACCTTCATCTAATTGCATCTAATAAAATATAATACATCATATTATAAATAATTTTCAAAATTAAATTCTAATATTTAATAATTTTACAGCCTATTATTCTAAATGTTACAAAATTAATAATTTGACGAATCTTCTGATATCACATGAAACTTGAAAAAGGCGGGTAACTTTTTTAACTTATTGAAATACAAGAGAAAACAAACCTAAACTATTATGAAAACGCTCCTTGTCTTGATACTGGTGTTTGCTGTTCTCTGCTACGGACTAGCTTTAGGTCTGGCTTAAAATATTATGTTTTCTGATATTTTTGGCTACAAAAGGCTTTCCTGACCTTAGTCTGTAATCTTAAACACCAATGATTTCACCTCTGCTGTAGAAAGCAACTCTCTGGCAGGCAGCACTCCTCTTGAGTTTGCCAGCAATGGTTTAACATCAAACGGTTTAGAACTTGCTATTAGTTTAAAGTACTCTACCCCTACTGGTTCGCCTATTTGGAATACCTCTTGCGTCAGCATTTCTTCTCCCGCAAATAAATGATACTCTTCAGCAGTACGGTTATAGGCAGGAAAGATCAAATTAATTTTGTTATCAGGTTGTATGTCTAGCAAAGAAAAATAGGCTTGGCTACTACCCTTATTGGTAATTTTAAGTTTGATATAATCTCCCTTTCTAAGTTGCAGAGTATCCTCAATTATTGCTTTACCTTGACTTTTTGCAGGCTTTTCCGGCTTATATTTCTCCCCATGTTTTATACCTATTGGTACTATAGCTATCTCCAGTTCCAGCTCAGGCACATCATGATATAAATCCCGCAAAAAGCTGGCCCTTAAATAATCTTCAACTGCTAGCAGCACAGCCCTACGTACAGTACTTTCATCATCTTTTGGTGTAGACCTGAATAAAGTCTTTTTATCTGAAGACCAGAGGTAAAGCCTCTGTCCGGCGTCAAGTTTTAAAGTGAGCTCCGGCTCATGGGATGATATTAGGATATTAGACAAACTACTTACAGCATTTACTAAACTCGCATGCAAACTACTGCTTTCTGGTATATCAATATGTAGGCGAACAGGAGCACTGCCGTAATTTTTAGTTCCGGGCACCGCCCAGCTTTTTTTCAGCAAATTGGTATTAAAAGGCTCACTTAATACCACTTCTGAGGTGGTGAGGCTAGTACGCATTACTACACCAGTTGCCAAAGCCTTTTGCCGGGTCGTATCTCTAACATCAATAGGAAAAAATAAAATTTCTGTTCCTACAGACAGGCCTGAAAGATCTCCGGCATCAAGTGAAAGACTGGTTTTATTATAAATTTGCTTGATGGTAAAATAATTAAATGCTTTAAAAACCTCAGCTGTCCACAACTGTCGCATAGCTGCACCCTCTATTTGAGGGGTCTGATGAGGTGCTATGCTTTTCATTTCCGCACTCAGCCGATCAAACAGTCCCTGATAAGTATCCCCCTTAGTAGCCTTGCCCAGTACATGGTGTAGAGCATACGACAGTGACCCTACCCATTTGCCTTCTTTATCTCTGGTTTCATAATTAAGCTCATGGGCCCCGGAAGCGCTTATTAATATAGTTGTAGCATCATGATTAGAAGGGTCAGTTTCAATCCATTGCTCACCTTCTGTACTATTTTGGGTGAGAGTCCGGCTAGTAAAGGTAAGGGTATGCTGTGTTCCTCGCACCCTGCTTAAAGTTCGTGTAGCTGTGCCGGAGTGGCATGCATCCAACAGTACCAGTATTTGTCCTGTATCTCCAACTTTAGCTTTTATCTCAGCTATTAGTTCGCCTAATTCGTCATCGGTAAGATGCTGCTCTCCTTTATAAGTTTTGTATGCTCCTTCAGCCTTTTTAGGTGCATCGTACATCACCAGCGCTTCATCCAGTCCGTCCAGCTCATCGCCATTGAGATCTTCCAACTGCTGGCCATGTCCGGAAAAATGCAAAACTACTTTGCTACCTTTTTTGGCTTTTGGAATGATATAGTGGCGAATAGCAGAAAATACATTCTCTTTAGTAGCCTCAGCATCTCGTAAAACCTTAAGGTTACGCAAGGTATCAAACCCCTGAGATGAGAGCGCAGCTTTTATTAAGGGTATATCGTTGTGGGAGCCAAGCGCTGTCCAGGCAGTACTTTGCTTATACGTACCAATTGCCACAATCAGTGCCAGCTTATCAGAGGGCCTTACCGGCTCCTCTTTATCAAAAGTGATAGTCTGCGCTAACGTATCTAAAGTAGGTTTGTAAAAGGTACTATCATCTGCCTCCTGAATCGTAGCTACATCCGATACTACATGCTCTGTGCTTTGTTTGGCAGAGCATGCGACCAAAATACCCCAAAACAGGTGATAGACCATGATTTTGAATACTGACATAGACAGCTAATACGATTGTAAGCAGAAGTTATAGCACTAAGTGCTTTAATACAATAAGTTGTGCGTAAATTCGGTAATAACAGGCTTAAATACGGTAGTACTTTGAGGATGGTGCATGTTTGAAAGTTATCACCTATTCTATAGATTAGGGCTACTGATACCACACTACCTTTTATGTCGGAAAAAGAATTAGTTGCCTTACTAAGACTTAAAAACCCTAAAGCTTTTAAGCAGGTACAACAATACTACCGAATGTGCCGGAACCTGGCCAGAAAAAGTAATATAAGTGAAGAGGATAGTAAAGACCTTTTTCAGGATAGTGTTATCGTGCTGTACGAAAACTTGCAAAAGCCTGACTTTAAGCTAAGTAGTAAAGTAAGCACCTATTTGTACAGTGTTTTTCAAAACAAAATGTACGCTTTTGTCCGTAAGGCAAAGCCCACTGACCCTATCCAGGATGAAAAAATTATGCATTATGACTCTGAGCCAGAATCTAGCTGGAGTGAAGAAAAAATTTTACAGGCTCTGGGTGAGTTAGGTAACAATTGCAGTGAATTAATATCCGCATACTATTACCATCGGGAAAGGCTCAAAACTCTGGCAAAAGAACTGGGCTATAGCAGCGAGAATACTGCCAAGCAAGCTAAATATAAATGTATGCAGAAGCTCAAAAACAAGTTAATCCGTTTAAGCTCATGATTAACGACGATAACAAAACTGAAATTATAGACAAATACCTGGAGGGCTCACTTGACCTGGCAACCCGCCAGGAGGTAGAGCAAAAAATGCAGGAAGATGAAGCGTTTCGGGAAGAGGTGAGTTTGCAGCAACGCATTATCCAGGCAGTGCGGAAGCAGGAACGCGCAGCTCTGAAACAGGAGCTCAGTGACATATTTGAGCAGGAGAATGATAAGGTCAGGGTACTGAGCAAAAGAAATATCTATTATGCGGTTGCTGCAAGTATACTCCTTGTGGTAGCTGCGGGTATCTTTTTGTGGATAAATACCGCCAACTCTACTGTTGATGGTGTGCTTGCCGTACAGCTGGTAGAAGGGGCAAGAGGAGAGCTTCCAGCTAACATACCGGATCAGGTTCCAACACTAATTTTCAAGAACGAAGCTCAATATAACTTTCATTATCAGTTTGGAGATACTCTTAAGCTTTACGGTAATTTCAGCCTTGAGCAATTACAACTTGCGTACGAACCTAATCATAATAACTACAGGCTACTTGTAGATGATGAAAGCTATCCTATCCAGAAAAATAAGGCAATAACTCCATTGCTACCTTAATTAACCTACTTATCCGCTCATTGGACAACTGCTGGATATTGTTGTGGGCAAACTATTTTTTTGTAACGGCTCCATTGTCCTGAAGTCACTTTTTTGCGCTCAAACTCTAAAATTTAAAAAACTTTCTCTTAGCAGGGTAACCTTTCTCTACTTCCTCTATATACCTACAAACGCTACAGAAAAAGTGAAACACTTCAGTGCTTACTTTTTCTTGGTAGAGAAGCATCTAAGTTCGGAGCTCTTTCGGAAGAATGAAGCCATGCCCGGTGAGGTGGGCAACTTCATTTTTCCTACATCCTCACCAGCCTAAGGCTGCACTAGCCATACACGTTTAACATGCGCAAACCATGAAAGTGCTAAGATTATTAGCCCTGGCCTGCTTTCTTCTTGCCTCAGTTAGCAGTTGTGATTTTCTCAACTACGATGAGGTGGACAAAGAGCAGAGACTCGGAGGCGGAGGAGACGATCCTCCATGCAATAGAGATTGTAAATAGTTCTGGTAATTTAACCGGGAGTGTGTTATGCACTCCCATTACTTTTTCTCTCCTATCTCCACACACAATCCTGTAAAGATTACCTCCTATCGCCCTTATCCTTTCCGCCGGTTATGCAGGATTTCAAATAGTGATAGTTACGTTTTAATAGTATACCTTAAAACACTTTTTAAAAAGTGAAATTTATAAGGGTTTTCTGTGAATTTTATTAGGAAGGCAGTTTGTAACAGCTTCTTTTTTCGCTATTTTGTTAGAAGATTACCTGCTTTCCTATGAAAATATTAAGCCTTAACCTACTATGCTATGCGATAGCTGTAAGTGCTATAGCTCAGAGTATCCCTTCTGAGGAGAGGTTGAGGCAGAGTGCCGACTCTTTGTATCTTGAAGCAGAACATAGCTTTGAAGCCCAGGACTCCAGCCTACTATTTAGTCATTTGGGGGCGGCCCTTCATCTCTACCAGCAAATTAATGACTCGTCCAGCGTTTCTGATGTTACCAATAGCCATGGTTTTTACTACTATTTTTATGGTGACTACCCACTCAGT
This window of the Porifericola rhodea genome carries:
- a CDS encoding tetratricopeptide repeat protein gives rise to the protein MLLEQISRIHLLIERDKLDIAQQKISETLVEYPDADDIHVLQAELYLRQDENKKAINAANTAIGLNPENDDAFFIQSRVYLEQESYKKAHQAIDRALALNAHVATYYAVKALIYLNSKDSNQALSLAEKGLELDPDDLLCNNVLSMAQSRVGQSEVAHERLKYMLAEDPENSLTQANMGYHYLSRGEIKKAKTHFSEALRQDPTNEYTQAGMLQAIKSSNWFYRKFLQYSLWIEKIGTKNKFALYIGVIVLVKLIPLLLPFYLLIILWSWFAAPLSDVILYFDRYGRYLMTKENFFLTQINVALLAAALLSLTLSFAVDSSFFGLAFGLVLTIVPVYLVDASVKKLKKGIMWGFAAMFTGLGVWGVYTSLALNESGFLAWGGMVLGAIAFSWIASLID
- a CDS encoding ATP-binding protein → MDKETLEALENALLATPDNVLLRKQVGKGLFKNAEYERAKEHFNIILQKEADHEIKFLLARTYSYLKQYGPALVICEELLKISEEIEVIEFYLQILINDGQLQEAIEQYQFYQAKWGEWKNEAIEAQLKLPSAAVSGSVPGDKEDSYNPFLEKPDTDFSKVGGMEEVKDEIRMKIIQPLQNPELFKAYGKKAGGGILMYGPPGCGKTYLSRATAGEIDSQFMAVGIEEIMDMWLGSSEKNLHEKFEIARKHQPCVLFFDEIDALGSKRNDLKQSAGRNIINQFLKELDGVQSNNEGLLILGATNSPWHMDSAFLRPGRFDRVIFVPPPDQEARKIIMELLMESKPVAKVDYSKIAEKTEGFSGADLKLLVDLSVEDKLKQSMKSGKVEAISTSDLKAQIKRVRPSTKEWFNTAKNYALYSNVSGIYDDIISYLKL
- a CDS encoding caspase family protein, producing the protein MVYHLFWGILVACSAKQSTEHVVSDVATIQEADDSTFYKPTLDTLAQTITFDKEEPVRPSDKLALIVAIGTYKQSTAWTALGSHNDIPLIKAALSSQGFDTLRNLKVLRDAEATKENVFSAIRHYIIPKAKKGSKVVLHFSGHGQQLEDLNGDELDGLDEALVMYDAPKKAEGAYKTYKGEQHLTDDELGELIAEIKAKVGDTGQILVLLDACHSGTATRTLSRVRGTQHTLTFTSRTLTQNSTEGEQWIETDPSNHDATTILISASGAHELNYETRDKEGKWVGSLSYALHHVLGKATKGDTYQGLFDRLSAEMKSIAPHQTPQIEGAAMRQLWTAEVFKAFNYFTIKQIYNKTSLSLDAGDLSGLSVGTEILFFPIDVRDTTRQKALATGVVMRTSLTTSEVVLSEPFNTNLLKKSWAVPGTKNYGSAPVRLHIDIPESSSLHASLVNAVSSLSNILISSHEPELTLKLDAGQRLYLWSSDKKTLFRSTPKDDESTVRRAVLLAVEDYLRASFLRDLYHDVPELELEIAIVPIGIKHGEKYKPEKPAKSQGKAIIEDTLQLRKGDYIKLKITNKGSSQAYFSLLDIQPDNKINLIFPAYNRTAEEYHLFAGEEMLTQEVFQIGEPVGVEYFKLIASSKPFDVKPLLANSRGVLPARELLSTAEVKSLVFKITD
- a CDS encoding RNA polymerase sigma factor; this translates as MSEKELVALLRLKNPKAFKQVQQYYRMCRNLARKSNISEEDSKDLFQDSVIVLYENLQKPDFKLSSKVSTYLYSVFQNKMYAFVRKAKPTDPIQDEKIMHYDSEPESSWSEEKILQALGELGNNCSELISAYYYHRERLKTLAKELGYSSENTAKQAKYKCMQKLKNKLIRLSS
- a CDS encoding anti-sigma factor family protein, which codes for MINDDNKTEIIDKYLEGSLDLATRQEVEQKMQEDEAFREEVSLQQRIIQAVRKQERAALKQELSDIFEQENDKVRVLSKRNIYYAVAASILLVVAAGIFLWINTANSTVDGVLAVQLVEGARGELPANIPDQVPTLIFKNEAQYNFHYQFGDTLKLYGNFSLEQLQLAYEPNHNNYRLLVDDESYPIQKNKAITPLLP